From one Eleginops maclovinus isolate JMC-PN-2008 ecotype Puerto Natales chromosome 7, JC_Emac_rtc_rv5, whole genome shotgun sequence genomic stretch:
- the LOC134867124 gene encoding immunoglobulin superfamily member 3-like encodes MKCSQLFCLRANYLLFCLGLLLHCGEAKVHTEVQAGPLYRVVGSLLSISCNVSGFASASITKEIKFLVKKPSKTLELNIISSGDPSFSYSAYKTRVRSNEITLTHVDPNSVVFEIKQLEKDDEGEYECTVVNHESIYDGTYSAKTTVKVIDNSLSVSSPASPTSLSYNEDDALTLTCQASSNTIQHTHLSLAWYLHKDSEDPKPIISLGRDFTLSPGSGFEGRYQAGHIRLDKMGETTYKLNMAQLELSDQGRIYCQTQEWIQDPDQSWYSISQKNAEKTTLNVKAREVLQDTSTLAVRISAQAVTLQEGQELSLSCNVDTQNLKERFFSVAWLRGNVEVVRIGPTGIQAVGPQYSGRVKEGELRAARIGDRDYRLILQAVRTEDQGQYICRAWLQNRGQDGTFTQGAPQDSSSQEISILATESGLSVEMQNTVGVKEGYGLSLTCKVHGVIGQLSVTWQRKLTSTSAAMFTKVISLSQEGVVEKAGEFMSRKVKATRPAADIFILELDEVRSSDAGVYECAVSEWKSNSKTSSHSQTTNLTVAPSESFLKVSLISRQNKVTVGDNLELLCVVKGPRVPITLNWSLKRDASSLDNILTLNYDGAISWFGDQHRYQLKVVNQHNSVFHYLFINGVSHSEVGLYQCRVSVFLDNVLKTLPLSNLVAISVLNPESKLDLDPTRALTRNINTDIEMKCSVKAKTSASTRYAITWLLQQQAESKVIVRSDRDDLVTFGPHVQLSHKQRISLKRTQGPSFELSIRQARISDNGSYVCEVVEWLQGPNGDWYQLSPVSRTTELTVIEPANDLHLEKKEQRLTAREGDEVELECNIISGASSPFFFYKVTWLYIRYGSSVRSALVVLDHTGLLSYPKNQELRGLQGRLHFSRPTQSSFYLGIKSAHEEDNGTYQCQVEQYQLVQLVTGKEGNWQQTASDSAGPISLTVNVAENNLSVEAEELELNRTRSQDFTIPCYITKQSSNESEFQVTWFWQKKSETEQHPIFTTYRNSTLQDRLGKQDKLKFGHPLPKQFSLTVSKINPEDSGLYFCEVEEWLLSLSLGWRKVAVEKSGYLTVNVYEGGLAKAVSEPECKSGTWMGIFIVTIICSVLVIVLLVLKICWRKDSGGNKLGQNLWVEQHPLNTKPIAED; translated from the exons ATGAAGTGTTCCCAGCTATTTTGTTTGAGGGCCAATTACTTGCTCTTTTGTCTGGGACTACTACTGCACTGTG GAGAGGCAAAAGTGCACACAGAAGTGCAGGCTGGGCCTCTGTATCGAGTGGTGGGCTCTTTACTCTCCATCTCTTGCAATGTGAGTGGCTTTGCCAGTGCCAGTATTACTAAAGAAATTAAATTCCTTGTGAAGAAGCCTTCAAAAACATTGGAACTCAACATCATCAGCTCCGGAGACCCATCTTTCAGCTATTCGGCATATAAAACCCGTGTGAGAAGCAATGAAATTACTCTGACACATGTGGATCCAAACTCAGTAGTCTTTGAGATAAAACAACTAGAGAAAGATGATGAAGGGGAATATGAATGTACTGTAGTCAACCATGAATCGATTTATGATGGAACATACAGTGCTAAGACAACAGTGAAAG TGATTGACAACTCCCTTAGTGTTTCATCACCTGCCTCCCCCACCTCACTGAGCTATAATGAGGATGATGCTCTCACTTTAACATGCCAGGCATCCAGCAACACCATCCAGCACACCCATCTGTCTCTTGCCTGGTATCTCCATAAAGACAGTGAGGATCCTAAGCCTATCATTTCTCTAGGTAGAGATTTCACTCTGAGCCCAGGTTCAGGTTTTGAAGGGCGTTACCAAGCTGGACACATAAGGTTAGATAAAATGGGGGAGACCACATACAAGCTAAATATGGCTCAGCTTGAGCTGTCAGACCAAGGCAGGATCTACTGCCAAACTCAGGAGTGGATTCAAGATCCTGACCAATCCTGGTACTCCATTTCACAGAAAAATGCAGAGAAAACTACATTGAATGTCAAAGCCAGAG AAGTCCTGCAAGACACGTCAACTCTGGCGGTGAGAATTTCTGCACAGGCGGTAACCTTGCAGGAGGGGCAAGAGCTGTCACTGTCCTGCAATGTAGACACGCAGAACCTGAAGGAAAGGTTCTTCTCTGTAGCCTGGCTTAGGGGAAATGTTGAGGTGGTCCGCATTGGCCCTACAGGCATTCAGGCTGTGGGGCCCCAGTACAGTGGGCGAGTAAAAGAAGGAGAGCTCAGAGCAGCTCGGATAGGGGACAGAGATTACCGTCTCATATTGCAGGCTGTCAGAACTGAGGACCAAGGACAGTATATCTGCAGAGcatggctccaaaacagaggTCAGGATGGTACCTTTACACAGGGAGCTCCTCAGGACTCCAGCTCTCAGGAGATCAGCATCTTAGCCACAG AAAGTGGGCTCTCAGTTGAAATGCAAAACACTGTGGGTGTTAAAGAAGGTTATGGGCTGAGCCTCACCTGTAAAGTGCATGGGGTCATAGGTCAACTCTCTGTCACCTGGCAGCGCAAATTGACATCAACATCAGCAGCCATGTTCACCAAAGTAATTAGTCTAAGTCAGGAGGGCGTTGTGGAAAAAGCAGGAGAGTTCATGAGTCGCAAAGTAAAGGCAACGCGTCCTGCGGCTGACATCTTCATCCTTGAGCTTGATGAGGTCAGATCTTCTGATGCAGGAGTCTACGAGTGTGCTGTGTCTGAGTGGAAAAGCAACAGCAAAACCAGCAGCCATTCACAGACAACCAATTTGACGGTGGCTCCTTCAG AATCGTTTCTGAAAGTGTCACTGATAAGTCGCCAAAACAAAGTGACTGTGGGAGACAATTTGGAGTTACTGTGCGTGGTCAAAGGGCCACGTGTACCAATTACACTGAATTGGAGCCTGAAGCGTGATGCCTCAAGCCTAGATAACATCCTGACACTGAACTATGATGGTGCCATCAGCTGGTTTGGAGACCAGCACCGCTACCAGCTGAAAGTAGTGAACCAACATAATTCAGTCTTTCACTATCTGTTCATCAACGGTGTGAGCCACAGTGAGGTGGGGCTCTACCAATGTAGAGTTTCTGTCTTCCTGGATAATGTACTCAAGACGCTGCCTCTATCCAACCTGGTGGCTATTTCGGTGTTGAACCCAG AGAGCAAACTTGATCTGGATCCAACCCGTGCCTTGACAAGAAACATCAACACTGACATCGAAATGAAATGTTCAGTCAAAGCAAAAACCTCTGCTTCCACTCGCTATGCTATCACCTGGCTGCTGCAGCAACAAGCAGAAAGTAAGGTTATTGTGAGATCAGACAGGGATGATCTAGTTACATTCGGACCCCATGTACAACTGAGCCACAAACAGCGAATCAGCCTGAAGCGCACTCAAGGCCCCAGTTTTGAGTTGAGTATTCGGCAAGCTCGAATCTCAGACAATGGTTCATACGTATGTGAGGTGGTGGAGTGGCTTCAAGGTCCTAATGGTGACTGGTATCAGCTCTCACCAGTTTCCAGAACTACAGAGCTCACAGTTATTGAGCCTG CTAATGACcttcatttagaaaagaaagAGCAGCGCTTGACTGCCAGGGAGGGAGACGAGGTGGAACTGGAGTGTAACATCATCTCAGGTGCATCCAGtccattttttttctacaaagtCACTTGGCTGTACATCAGATATGGTTCATCGGTTCGGAGCGCCCTGGTTGTGCTTGATCACACAGGCCTGCTGAGTTACCCAAAGAACCAGGAGCTCAGAGGACTGCAGGGACGGCTTCATTTTTCCAGACCCACCCAGAGCAGCTTTTATCTGGGAATAAAAAGTGCCCATGAGGAGGATAATGGTACCTACCAGTGCCAGGTGGAGCAATACCAGCTGGTTCAGCTGGTAACTGGTAAGGAAGGTAACTGGCAGCAAACGGCCTCTGACAGCGCTGGCCCCATCTCGCTGACTGTAAATGTTGCAG aaaataacCTGTCCGTTGAGGCGGAAGAACTGGAGTTGAATAGGACCAGATCCCAGGACTTCACTATCCCTTGTTATATCACCAAACAATCCAGCAATGAATCTGAGTTCCAGGTCACGTGGTTTTGGCAGAAAAAGTCTGAAACTGAACAACACCCAATATTCACAACATACCGCAACTCCACCTTACAAGACAGGCTTGGGAAGCAAGACAAGCTTAAATTTGGCCACCCTTTGCCCAAACAATTCAGCCTTACAGTCTCAAAGATAAACCCTGAAGATAGTGGCCTGTATTTCTGTGAGGTAGAAGAGTGGCTCCTATCTCTTTCTCTTGGGTGGAGAAAGGTTGCCGTGGAAAAGTCAGGATATTTGACTGTTAATGTCTATGAAGGAG GACTCGCTAAAGCCGTTTCCGAGCCAGAATGCAAGTCTGGTACCTGGATGGGGATATTCATAGTTACTATCATCTGCTCAGTGTTGGTCATAGTCCTACTGGTGCTGAAGATATGCTGGAGAAAGGACTCAGGAGGAAATAAATTGGGCCAAAATCTGTGGGTCGAGCAACACCCTCTTAACACCAAACCCATTGCAGAGGATTGA